Proteins encoded together in one Pontiella desulfatans window:
- a CDS encoding DDE-type integrase/transposase/recombinase → MSCETRMEYIAVQKRRYRRAEKAYKTRLLDEVCAVCGYDRKHATKLLNDSFTPSRGKRGRKGEYDSAELRKTLKTLWLRSGQLCGKRLKPAMPHWLKHYEKHYEPLSTECREKLLRISPASIDRVLKPFKAQYQRRRNTGTKPGSLLKNQIPIRTSTEDIDRPGYLEADTVAHCGGSMSGDFIWSITYTDIISTWTVTRAVWNKGAEGVMHQTHDVENKLPFAILGFDCDNGSEFLNHHLTRYFLQRKQPVCFTRSRPYHKNDNAHVEQKNWTHVRELLGYDRLDNPAMIRELNALYRDWERLNNFFKPSFKLKSKVRVKSRYKKKYDAPATPFDRLKVSGILGEQQEAALQREYETLDPFELGNRIQRRRRKIEKMKKTGESAAVGEPGFPDCLPTLTTPELEGTH, encoded by the coding sequence ATGAGTTGCGAAACCAGAATGGAATACATCGCGGTACAAAAACGCCGCTATAGGCGCGCGGAAAAGGCCTACAAGACCCGGTTGCTCGATGAAGTATGCGCGGTATGCGGCTATGATCGCAAGCATGCCACCAAGCTGCTCAACGACTCGTTTACGCCCTCCAGGGGCAAACGCGGCCGCAAAGGCGAGTACGACTCTGCTGAATTGCGCAAGACCCTCAAAACTCTGTGGCTTCGTTCTGGACAACTGTGCGGGAAGCGCCTCAAGCCTGCTATGCCACATTGGCTGAAGCACTATGAAAAACATTACGAACCGCTATCGACCGAATGCCGTGAAAAGCTACTGAGAATCAGCCCGGCAAGCATCGACCGGGTGCTCAAACCCTTCAAAGCGCAGTACCAGCGAAGGCGCAATACCGGTACCAAGCCCGGCTCGCTGCTCAAGAATCAGATCCCAATCCGCACCTCCACCGAGGACATCGACCGGCCCGGCTATCTCGAAGCCGACACAGTAGCCCACTGTGGCGGATCGATGAGCGGGGACTTCATCTGGTCGATCACCTATACGGACATCATAAGCACCTGGACGGTAACCCGCGCGGTCTGGAACAAAGGCGCTGAAGGCGTGATGCACCAAACCCACGACGTGGAAAACAAGCTGCCCTTCGCCATCCTGGGCTTCGACTGCGACAACGGCAGCGAGTTCCTCAACCACCATCTCACGCGCTACTTCCTGCAACGCAAACAGCCCGTCTGTTTTACACGCAGCAGACCGTACCACAAGAACGACAACGCCCATGTCGAACAAAAGAACTGGACGCACGTGCGCGAGTTGCTCGGCTACGACCGGCTCGACAACCCGGCCATGATCAGAGAGCTCAACGCACTCTACCGCGACTGGGAACGGCTCAACAACTTCTTCAAACCCTCGTTCAAGCTAAAAAGCAAGGTTCGCGTCAAAAGCCGGTACAAAAAGAAATACGATGCCCCCGCCACGCCCTTTGACCGCCTGAAGGTCAGCGGCATCCTTGGCGAACAACAGGAGGCTGCTCTGCAACGCGAATACGAAACGCTCGACCCTTTCGAGCTGGGCAATCGCATCCAGCGCCGACGTCGCAAGATCGAAAAAATGAAGAAAACCGGCGAGTCCGCCGCAGTCGGGGAACCCGGGTTCCCCGACTGCCTCCCCACCTTGACAACCCCCGAATTAGAGGGTACCCATTAA